A single region of the Thermotoga profunda AZM34c06 genome encodes:
- a CDS encoding F0F1 ATP synthase subunit C yields the protein MENGPTLAEALIQMGKFIGAGICMGAGAIGPGVGEGHVGDGAMQAMARQPELIGVLTTRMLLSQAVCETTGLYSLLISILMLFVL from the coding sequence ATGGAGAATGGTCCAACTCTTGCTGAAGCTTTAATTCAAATGGGAAAGTTTATCGGAGCAGGTATATGCATGGGTGCAGGAGCTATCGGTCCTGGTGTAGGTGAAGGGCACGTCGGTGATGGTGCTATGCAGGCGATGGCTCGTCAGCCAGAACTCATAGGTGTCTTGACCACAAGAATGTTGTTGTCACAAGCTGTTTGTGAAACGACAGGTCTTTATTCCTTGCTGATTTCTATACTAATGCTCTTTGTTCTCTAA
- a CDS encoding ATP synthase subunit I, giving the protein MTDTIKKMVKNIAILGIVEIAVFWLFFGYKGAMGVLLGTCGACINILALWRDVKKCVSRQKKMSVMGYLSRYTLSGAIMALCAVTLSVQAVFGAFFGLMNAKLAAFLSWR; this is encoded by the coding sequence ATGACAGACACGATAAAAAAGATGGTGAAAAACATAGCGATTCTCGGCATAGTTGAGATAGCGGTATTCTGGCTCTTTTTTGGTTATAAAGGAGCTATGGGGGTGTTGTTGGGGACTTGTGGTGCGTGTATTAACATACTGGCTCTTTGGCGTGATGTTAAAAAATGTGTTTCAAGACAAAAAAAGATGTCAGTGATGGGTTACTTGTCGCGGTATACTCTGAGTGGTGCTATTATGGCTCTTTGTGCTGTTACCTTGTCTGTACAGGCTGTTTTTGGGGCATTTTTTGGTTTAATGAATGCTAAATTGGCAGCCTTCTTGTCTTGGAGGTGA
- a CDS encoding Rne/Rng family ribonuclease, with protein MNQLVINLQEKRVNGAILSDGILQEFFTEENEFLSGNIYVGRIEKIITGLNAAFVDIGESKNAFLKLSDLSRQYLKQILGTEALKEGMKVLVQVKHDAIGSKGPQVTGKISLAGRFLVYFPLSRAKGVSKKVFDQKERERLKKLTKNLAKNEGIVVRTAAEFVPEEIIVEEFEELKREWAEILKDFKRARKSKLLRSEPTVADYIIRERLNKQIDEIYVNDELIYEKVKEACKGIPKKPLVNLIKEDLFDKLGIYNQLGQMQERTVDLPSGGYIALDSTEALTVFDVNSASFVAEKSHAELAYKINVEAAHEIARQLRLRNIGGIIIIDFIDMPSKDYYDRLMKELQNVVKGDSAHIELVGFTKLGLFEMTRKRKSPSIDQIMFTSCPVCKGTGKVISPLVIVKRVVNELSKIEDINQYSTVKVSLHQRLSGYVDKIKQSLSESIVKKVSFSFDSPNPGDFNLILSKKTS; from the coding sequence GTGAATCAATTGGTAATAAATCTACAGGAAAAAAGAGTTAACGGTGCGATACTCTCAGATGGCATCTTGCAGGAGTTTTTCACCGAAGAAAATGAGTTTTTATCGGGAAATATCTATGTAGGTCGTATTGAGAAGATAATAACAGGTTTAAACGCAGCTTTTGTAGATATAGGAGAAAGCAAGAACGCCTTTTTGAAATTGAGCGATCTTTCAAGGCAATATTTAAAGCAAATTCTGGGGACAGAAGCGCTTAAAGAAGGTATGAAGGTCTTGGTTCAAGTGAAGCACGATGCTATAGGCTCGAAAGGCCCGCAGGTTACGGGAAAGATATCTCTTGCCGGCAGGTTTCTGGTTTATTTTCCGCTTTCTCGTGCAAAAGGTGTTTCTAAAAAGGTATTTGATCAAAAAGAACGAGAAAGATTGAAGAAATTGACTAAGAATCTTGCAAAAAACGAAGGAATTGTTGTGAGAACTGCGGCTGAATTTGTCCCAGAAGAGATCATCGTTGAAGAATTTGAAGAACTCAAAAGAGAATGGGCTGAGATTCTCAAAGATTTCAAAAGAGCCAGGAAATCTAAACTCCTTCGCAGCGAACCCACGGTAGCAGATTATATTATCAGAGAGCGTTTAAACAAACAGATCGACGAGATCTATGTCAATGATGAGCTGATCTATGAAAAGGTGAAGGAAGCCTGTAAAGGGATTCCAAAAAAACCATTGGTCAATCTAATTAAGGAAGATTTATTTGATAAATTAGGTATCTACAATCAATTGGGACAGATGCAAGAGAGAACAGTAGATCTGCCGAGTGGAGGGTATATAGCACTCGATTCCACAGAGGCTTTGACGGTATTTGATGTAAATTCAGCAAGCTTTGTGGCTGAGAAGAGCCATGCAGAGTTGGCTTATAAAATAAATGTGGAAGCTGCTCATGAGATAGCCAGGCAATTGCGATTGAGAAATATCGGGGGAATAATAATTATTGATTTCATAGACATGCCCTCGAAAGACTACTATGACAGACTCATGAAAGAATTACAAAATGTGGTTAAGGGTGATTCTGCCCATATCGAGTTGGTTGGGTTCACAAAGCTTGGTCTGTTCGAGATGACCAGAAAAAGAAAATCTCCTTCTATTGACCAGATCATGTTCACGTCCTGCCCTGTTTGTAAAGGAACAGGGAAGGTAATCTCGCCTCTTGTCATAGTTAAAAGAGTTGTAAATGAACTTTCGAAGATAGAAGATATCAATCAATACAGTACAGTGAAGGTATCACTTCATCAACGACTATCTGGTTATGTTGACAAGATAAAGCAATCTCTATCAGAATCAATTGTTAAAAAGGTATCCTTCAGTTTTGATTCTCCAAATCCGGGTGATTTCAATTTAATTTTGAGTAAGAAGACATCTTAA
- the atpB gene encoding F0F1 ATP synthase subunit A: MKLSLSKKTKIFLIVFLAIYIVVGILNVIYLSKQSMSEAFKNVANRWVVKLPFGQGIFSRINPLTIFMTWIIMFVIIFIAFGFRKPKLIPDRKQSALESLMEFVYQMVEDAIPDQRFVRPTFYLACTLFIFIVFSNILGGAIPGISIEANAQGNIEKIHLFSDTWFSPTADINTNAFLAVFVFLISQVFAIKSKGFKAWAKSWFEPIPLMFPMNVIGELSKPISHSLRLFGNIAGGALLTYLLAYMAKYLFLPVILWGFFGIFVGVIQALVFTVLAIAYISSALS, from the coding sequence GTGAAACTGAGCCTTAGTAAAAAGACAAAGATATTTTTGATCGTGTTTTTGGCAATTTACATAGTTGTGGGAATTTTGAATGTAATTTATCTTTCAAAACAAAGTATGAGTGAAGCGTTCAAGAATGTTGCAAATAGATGGGTCGTAAAGCTTCCATTTGGACAAGGTATCTTTTCAAGGATCAATCCACTCACCATCTTCATGACATGGATTATCATGTTTGTGATAATATTCATTGCATTTGGATTTAGAAAACCAAAATTGATACCCGATAGGAAGCAATCTGCGTTAGAATCACTCATGGAATTTGTTTATCAAATGGTTGAAGATGCCATACCAGATCAGCGTTTTGTAAGACCTACATTCTATCTTGCATGTACACTTTTTATATTCATTGTCTTTTCAAATATCTTGGGTGGTGCCATTCCTGGGATTTCAATTGAAGCGAATGCACAGGGGAATATAGAAAAGATACACCTATTTTCTGATACATGGTTCTCACCCACCGCTGATATAAACACAAATGCATTCCTTGCAGTCTTTGTTTTTTTGATAAGCCAGGTTTTTGCAATCAAGTCGAAAGGTTTTAAAGCATGGGCGAAATCTTGGTTTGAACCTATTCCACTTATGTTCCCAATGAACGTCATAGGAGAGCTCTCAAAACCAATTTCACATTCATTGAGGCTTTTTGGAAATATCGCTGGTGGAGCTTTATTGACTTATCTTCTTGCGTATATGGCAAAGTATCTGTTTTTACCTGTAATACTTTGGGGATTTTTTGGAATCTTTGTGGGTGTAATTCAGGCGCTTGTTTTCACAGTGCTTGCGATTGCTTACATATCATCGGCTTTATCGTGA
- a CDS encoding F0F1 ATP synthase subunit delta, translating into MRYSHIASKYARALLNVAIELGKQEEYGQMLALVVELYEKTRLFLDDPTQNSTKQVEKIVNFMNQVGLGADKPFWSFLKIIFEKKRQASLPTILEYYKNMKIESQMKIPVILTVAHDLSEEETKAISDFVRHYTKREPVFEVRFDQSLLAGAVIEYEGRTFDVSISGRMRNIVRSVFQKG; encoded by the coding sequence ATGAGATATTCCCATATAGCTTCTAAGTACGCCAGGGCCTTGCTCAATGTTGCAATTGAGCTTGGAAAACAAGAAGAATATGGGCAAATGCTTGCTCTTGTTGTTGAACTTTACGAAAAAACAAGATTATTTCTTGACGATCCTACACAAAACTCAACAAAGCAAGTCGAGAAAATAGTCAATTTCATGAATCAGGTGGGCTTAGGTGCTGATAAACCGTTTTGGAGTTTTTTGAAGATAATCTTTGAAAAGAAAAGGCAAGCATCCTTACCAACTATTTTGGAGTACTATAAGAATATGAAAATAGAGTCTCAGATGAAAATACCTGTGATCTTAACGGTCGCTCATGATCTATCAGAGGAAGAAACAAAAGCGATATCGGATTTTGTGAGACACTATACAAAAAGAGAGCCCGTTTTCGAAGTGAGATTCGATCAATCACTTCTTGCAGGTGCAGTAATAGAGTATGAAGGTAGGACTTTCGATGTTTCCATATCTGGAAGGATGAGAAACATAGTTCGTTCTGTCTTTCAGAAGGGGTGA
- the atpD gene encoding F0F1 ATP synthase subunit beta → MAGKGYIVRVIGPVVDVKFNEKELPDIYNALEVTNPHTGEKLILEVEQLIGDNIVRTVALDSTDGLTRGLEVIDTGKPIVAPVGRGVLGRILNVVGKPIDENGEIQAQDYWPIHRPAPAITEQKTQIEILETGIKVIDLLAPFPKGGKIGFFGGAGVGKTVLVMELIRNIAIEQKGFSVFAGVGERTREGNDLWIEMQEAGVLENTVLVFGQMNEPPGARFRVGLTALTIAEYFRDVEGRDVLLFIDNIFRFVQAGSEVSALLGRMPSAVGYQPTLATDMGELQERITSTQKGSITSVQAIYVPADDITDPAPATTFAHLDASVVLSRKIAELGIYPAVDPLDSTSKILDPAVVGWEHYQVARGVQEVLQRYKDLQDIIAILGMEELTEEDKLIVQRARKIQRFLSQPFFVAERFTGASGKYVPISETVRGFKEILEGKHDSLPEQAFFMVGTIEEAVKKAERLRGSVA, encoded by the coding sequence TTGGCAGGAAAGGGATACATAGTCAGGGTTATAGGGCCTGTTGTTGACGTTAAGTTCAATGAAAAAGAACTCCCTGATATATACAACGCCCTTGAGGTAACCAATCCCCACACTGGTGAAAAACTCATTCTTGAGGTAGAACAATTGATAGGCGATAATATTGTTCGCACAGTTGCGCTTGATTCTACGGATGGCTTGACAAGAGGTTTAGAGGTTATTGATACTGGTAAGCCGATAGTTGCGCCAGTGGGCAGAGGTGTATTGGGCAGGATATTAAATGTTGTTGGTAAGCCAATAGATGAAAATGGAGAGATACAGGCACAAGATTATTGGCCAATTCATAGGCCTGCACCAGCTATTACAGAGCAGAAAACACAGATAGAGATTCTCGAAACGGGTATAAAGGTAATCGATTTACTGGCTCCATTTCCAAAAGGTGGAAAGATAGGTTTCTTTGGTGGTGCTGGTGTGGGCAAGACGGTTCTTGTCATGGAATTGATACGAAATATTGCTATCGAGCAAAAGGGTTTCTCAGTTTTTGCAGGTGTCGGTGAGCGCACAAGAGAAGGAAATGATCTTTGGATTGAGATGCAAGAAGCGGGTGTTTTGGAAAATACTGTTTTGGTTTTTGGACAGATGAACGAACCACCAGGAGCAAGGTTTAGAGTTGGTCTGACCGCACTCACGATTGCAGAATACTTTAGAGATGTTGAAGGAAGAGATGTTTTGTTGTTTATAGACAACATCTTTAGATTTGTTCAAGCTGGTAGTGAAGTTTCAGCTCTGCTTGGAAGAATGCCTTCTGCGGTGGGTTATCAACCAACTCTTGCGACGGATATGGGTGAATTGCAAGAAAGAATCACTTCAACTCAAAAGGGATCTATAACATCGGTTCAAGCGATATATGTTCCGGCCGATGACATAACAGACCCCGCACCTGCAACGACCTTTGCACACCTTGATGCTTCTGTAGTTCTTTCAAGAAAGATCGCAGAGCTTGGGATTTATCCGGCTGTAGATCCTCTTGATTCGACATCCAAGATCCTCGATCCTGCTGTAGTTGGATGGGAACATTACCAGGTTGCAAGAGGTGTTCAGGAGGTACTCCAAAGGTATAAAGATTTGCAGGATATAATAGCGATTTTGGGTATGGAAGAATTGACAGAAGAAGACAAGTTGATAGTTCAAAGAGCAAGAAAAATACAGCGTTTTCTTAGTCAACCGTTTTTTGTAGCTGAGAGATTCACCGGAGCCTCAGGAAAATATGTGCCGATTTCAGAAACAGTTCGAGGATTTAAGGAAATACTCGAAGGTAAACACGATTCATTACCAGAACAAGCCTTTTTCATGGTTGGAACAATTGAGGAGGCTGTTAAGAAGGCAGAAAGATTGAGAGGAAGTGTTGCATGA
- a CDS encoding AtpZ/AtpI family protein yields MHQGIGKYSIVLNFGVTVVSNIAVGAFLGYYIDRWTVKNGVLFVIFILLGVASGLYNGFKYLLKEADKYDRHDKKDGEKHSDSRHS; encoded by the coding sequence GTGCACCAAGGCATAGGTAAGTACAGTATCGTTCTCAATTTCGGTGTCACTGTTGTTTCCAACATCGCCGTTGGAGCCTTTCTTGGTTATTATATCGACAGATGGACAGTTAAGAACGGTGTACTTTTCGTAATCTTCATATTGCTTGGTGTTGCATCAGGTTTGTACAATGGTTTTAAATATCTTTTGAAGGAAGCCGATAAATATGACAGACACGATAAAAAAGATGGTGAAAAACATAGCGATTCTCGGCATAGTTGA
- the atpC gene encoding ATP synthase F1 subunit epsilon produces MIEVEILSPSTTCWSGKAKLLACRTVEGAMGILPKRAPIVAQLAIDYVRVVTEDGEKTFATYGGYMHCDGQKITIVASIVVPAEELDPHVFKDAQERAKRLLEFQDRLYKNTKVEANLKASR; encoded by the coding sequence ATGATAGAAGTTGAGATCCTTTCTCCTTCAACTACATGCTGGAGCGGCAAGGCAAAATTACTGGCTTGTAGGACAGTTGAAGGAGCCATGGGAATACTTCCAAAAAGAGCTCCAATAGTTGCTCAACTTGCGATAGATTATGTTCGTGTGGTTACAGAGGACGGTGAAAAAACCTTTGCAACATATGGTGGTTATATGCACTGCGATGGCCAAAAGATTACAATAGTTGCAAGCATTGTTGTACCTGCTGAAGAATTGGATCCTCATGTTTTCAAGGACGCCCAGGAAAGGGCAAAAAGACTTTTGGAATTTCAGGACAGACTCTATAAGAACACAAAAGTTGAAGCAAATCTGAAAGCGAGCAGATAA
- the atpA gene encoding F0F1 ATP synthase subunit alpha has translation MRISPGEITRVLEERIKEFTEEIDLQETGRVVQVGDGIARVYGLNNVMANELVEFVETGVKGLAFNLEEDNVGVILLGPYSQIKEGHIVRRLKKIIEVPVGEELLGRVVNPLGEPLDGLGPVNAKYTRRVEIKAPGVIYRRPVNTPLQTGIKAIDAMIPIGRGQRELIIGDRQTGKTAIAVDTIINQKGKGVYCIYVAIGQKIASVARIVDKLREFGAMDYTTVVVASASDPAPIQYLAPYAGCAMGEYFMYSSRDALVIYDDLSKHAAAYRQLSLLLRRPPGREAYPGDIFYLHSRLLERAAKLDEKSGGGSLTALPIVETQANDVSAYIPTNVISITDGQIYLEPGLFYSGFRPAINVGLSVSRVGGSAQIKAMKQVAGMLRIDLAQFRELETFAQFASELDPATRAQIVRGQRLQELLKQDQYSPMPVEEQVVVLYAGVRGYLDELSVESVKRFETEFLKYMRVTHSSLLKTIAQKKELTQEIEDELKQAIQEFLKGWHE, from the coding sequence TTGCGAATTAGCCCAGGTGAGATAACAAGAGTTTTGGAGGAAAGGATCAAGGAGTTCACTGAAGAAATAGATCTTCAGGAAACGGGTAGAGTAGTGCAAGTTGGTGATGGAATAGCACGTGTATATGGTTTGAACAATGTAATGGCCAACGAACTTGTTGAGTTTGTGGAAACAGGTGTTAAAGGTCTTGCATTTAACCTTGAAGAAGATAATGTTGGTGTGATTTTGCTTGGCCCGTATTCTCAGATCAAAGAAGGACATATCGTTCGCAGATTGAAAAAAATCATAGAGGTCCCAGTTGGTGAAGAATTGCTTGGCAGAGTTGTTAATCCGCTCGGAGAACCACTTGATGGCCTTGGACCGGTGAATGCGAAATATACAAGAAGGGTGGAAATAAAAGCACCAGGAGTCATATACAGAAGGCCTGTGAATACACCACTTCAGACAGGTATTAAAGCTATCGATGCGATGATTCCAATAGGTCGGGGCCAGCGTGAGTTGATAATAGGCGATAGGCAAACTGGAAAAACTGCGATAGCAGTCGACACGATCATAAACCAAAAGGGAAAAGGAGTCTACTGTATCTATGTTGCTATTGGACAGAAAATAGCTTCTGTTGCTCGTATTGTTGATAAATTACGCGAGTTCGGCGCGATGGACTATACGACAGTTGTTGTTGCTTCGGCATCAGACCCGGCACCAATTCAATATCTTGCTCCTTATGCCGGTTGTGCCATGGGAGAGTATTTCATGTACAGTTCTCGAGATGCCCTTGTGATATATGACGATTTGTCGAAACATGCAGCGGCATATAGACAACTTTCCTTGCTATTGAGAAGACCACCTGGAAGAGAGGCATATCCTGGTGATATATTCTATCTCCATTCAAGACTTCTTGAAAGAGCAGCAAAACTCGATGAAAAATCCGGTGGAGGTTCTTTAACAGCTCTTCCAATAGTTGAAACGCAGGCTAATGATGTTTCAGCGTATATTCCGACCAACGTCATATCGATAACAGATGGACAAATATATCTTGAACCTGGCCTCTTCTATTCTGGATTTAGGCCTGCGATCAACGTTGGACTTTCTGTATCGCGAGTCGGTGGATCTGCGCAGATAAAAGCGATGAAACAAGTAGCGGGAATGTTGAGAATAGATCTTGCGCAGTTTAGAGAATTGGAAACATTTGCACAGTTTGCTTCTGAGCTTGATCCAGCTACAAGAGCTCAGATCGTTCGTGGTCAGAGATTGCAAGAACTTCTCAAGCAGGACCAGTACAGCCCAATGCCGGTAGAAGAGCAAGTGGTAGTTCTCTATGCTGGTGTCAGAGGATATTTGGATGAACTTTCTGTCGAATCTGTGAAGCGATTTGAAACAGAATTTCTTAAATATATGAGAGTCACACACAGTTCTTTGCTCAAAACAATCGCACAGAAAAAGGAGCTAACGCAAGAGATTGAGGATGAATTGAAGCAAGCCATTCAAGAATTCTTGAAGGGATGGCATGAATAA
- the hpf gene encoding ribosome hibernation-promoting factor, HPF/YfiA family, with protein MDYKFTVRGFDSSPAVEQYLAKRLEKVDRVLRDSDVVSAEIKAEKDAVNYVLKANINLRGTIVVVQEKDPDLYAAIDKMSDALEKKIKKTKSTIREKHRTPVEKMPEMAVAPLEEESDISETKRIPLSIMPLEEAMLQFKTMKRQFFVFRNSDTNEINMLYTRKDGKIGLFEFVD; from the coding sequence ATGGATTACAAGTTCACTGTAAGGGGTTTTGATTCTTCACCTGCTGTCGAACAATATCTGGCAAAGAGATTGGAAAAGGTCGACAGAGTTTTAAGAGATAGTGATGTAGTCTCTGCAGAGATAAAAGCAGAGAAAGATGCCGTCAATTATGTACTGAAGGCTAATATAAATTTAAGGGGAACCATAGTTGTAGTTCAAGAGAAAGACCCCGATTTATATGCTGCTATTGATAAAATGTCGGACGCTTTGGAGAAAAAGATCAAGAAGACCAAATCCACTATTCGTGAAAAACATCGTACTCCAGTGGAAAAGATGCCAGAGATGGCAGTTGCTCCGTTGGAAGAAGAATCTGATATATCAGAAACAAAGAGAATACCTCTTTCAATAATGCCTTTGGAAGAAGCGATGTTACAGTTCAAAACGATGAAAAGGCAGTTCTTTGTCTTTCGTAATTCTGATACAAATGAAATAAACATGCTCTATACTCGAAAAGACGGTAAGATAGGTTTATTTGAATTCGTTGATTAG
- the atpF gene encoding F0F1 ATP synthase subunit B, with protein MGFVELNLTGIIQLLNFFVLLFALYKLLYKPFTQIMDKRREKIESELAQAEKERKEAQEMKKEAEQILANARQVAEKIVSDAKQKSDELIAQAKNQAREEADRIMNSARAEIERERQKALDEVEKRAGEIAVTLAMKILQGVLDEKAKREYLVNVLKKGKSE; from the coding sequence ATGGGATTTGTTGAACTTAACCTCACGGGTATTATACAACTTTTGAATTTTTTTGTATTACTATTTGCGTTGTACAAACTTTTGTATAAACCATTTACCCAGATAATGGACAAAAGACGTGAAAAAATTGAATCTGAGCTTGCACAGGCTGAGAAAGAGCGAAAAGAAGCTCAAGAAATGAAAAAGGAAGCCGAACAAATTTTGGCAAATGCACGCCAGGTCGCAGAAAAAATCGTATCTGATGCGAAACAAAAAAGTGATGAATTGATTGCTCAAGCGAAAAATCAGGCCCGTGAGGAAGCGGACAGAATTATGAATTCAGCGCGTGCTGAAATTGAAAGAGAAAGACAAAAGGCTTTAGATGAAGTGGAAAAAAGAGCTGGAGAAATTGCCGTTACTCTTGCTATGAAAATTTTGCAGGGAGTGCTCGATGAAAAAGCAAAAAGAGAATACCTTGTGAATGTACTGAAGAAGGGGAAAAGTGAATGA
- the atpG gene encoding ATP synthase F1 subunit gamma has protein sequence MSRGKLRSVKARIQSTASLMKITRAMEMVARARVRKLEESFSKIKKFAAAVEEMREHIDFSSCEHPFITGKGKPVLIVVTSDMGLCGAFNAEILREAEHRLKDFEGLVTIGSKAAAHFSKNNKLIKSYQRMYDVPTLNFSAALMEDILKITGNVHVIYAKFINRLVQRPVCLQLTPVIGGKKIERYEYEPQAEELAANFVNFYVATKLHSVLFETKVSEMYARQNAMRNATENAKEMIRTLTLEYNKARQSSITQELIEIVTGAEALKEQ, from the coding sequence ATGAGTAGGGGAAAACTCAGGTCAGTTAAGGCTCGCATACAATCAACGGCATCTTTGATGAAAATAACGCGTGCAATGGAAATGGTTGCACGTGCCAGAGTGAGGAAACTTGAGGAATCTTTTTCAAAAATAAAAAAGTTCGCAGCGGCCGTCGAAGAAATGAGAGAACATATTGATTTTTCTTCATGTGAACATCCATTTATAACTGGCAAGGGTAAACCGGTCCTAATTGTTGTTACTTCAGATATGGGGTTGTGTGGAGCTTTCAACGCTGAAATACTCAGAGAGGCTGAACACAGACTAAAAGATTTTGAGGGTTTGGTGACCATAGGATCTAAAGCAGCAGCGCATTTTTCTAAAAATAATAAGCTCATCAAATCTTATCAAAGAATGTACGATGTACCGACGTTGAATTTTTCGGCGGCTTTGATGGAAGACATTTTAAAAATAACAGGAAATGTTCACGTTATATACGCAAAGTTCATCAATAGACTTGTTCAACGACCTGTATGCTTGCAACTGACACCAGTAATTGGTGGTAAAAAGATTGAGAGATACGAATATGAACCACAAGCAGAAGAGCTTGCAGCCAATTTCGTCAATTTCTATGTTGCAACAAAACTCCACTCAGTGCTTTTTGAAACAAAGGTTAGTGAAATGTACGCACGCCAAAATGCTATGAGAAATGCCACAGAAAATGCAAAAGAGATGATAAGAACACTCACTCTTGAATACAACAAAGCAAGACAGTCGTCGATCACACAAGAGCTCATAGAGATTGTTACTGGTGCGGAAGCTTTGAAGGAACAATGA
- a CDS encoding chemotaxis protein CheX, with translation MDARILNALIAAIVNTMEVLIGKKPMIGKPGVLKEVRPLYDLVTVIGFAGGVEGNLIYSFNPQTALQVVSKMMNMPYDSLDDLAMSAIGELGNMIAGALAMNLEKINCKITITPPTVVTGRDLRLTVDGLVLQLPVGVVNEGDIETILSVKGTVKCTKA, from the coding sequence TTGGATGCAAGGATTTTAAATGCTCTGATCGCTGCGATAGTCAACACGATGGAAGTGTTGATTGGAAAAAAACCAATGATAGGTAAACCCGGCGTTTTGAAAGAAGTCAGACCATTATATGATCTTGTAACGGTCATAGGATTCGCTGGGGGTGTTGAGGGAAATCTAATATATTCTTTCAATCCTCAAACTGCACTACAAGTAGTTTCAAAGATGATGAATATGCCGTACGATTCATTGGATGATCTTGCTATGAGTGCTATAGGAGAACTTGGGAATATGATTGCTGGTGCGCTTGCAATGAATCTTGAGAAGATCAATTGTAAGATAACGATAACTCCACCGACGGTTGTCACCGGTCGCGATTTGAGATTGACTGTCGATGGTCTTGTACTGCAATTGCCAGTTGGAGTAGTCAACGAAGGGGATATTGAAACGATTCTTTCGGTGAAAGGGACGGTTAAGTGCACCAAGGCATAG